The following are encoded in a window of Vicia villosa cultivar HV-30 ecotype Madison, WI unplaced genomic scaffold, Vvil1.0 ctg.001344F_1_1, whole genome shotgun sequence genomic DNA:
- the LOC131634760 gene encoding histidine-containing phosphotransfer protein 1-like, whose protein sequence is MDGMAVQLQQQLFDYTASLFNEGFLDDQFNQLEQLQDETNPDFVVEVVTLFFDDAERLLNELTKSLGQENIDFRRLDAYVHQLKGSSSSIGAQTIDKACISFRNFCTEKNVEGCLKSLQQVKHEYSLVKTKLETLFKMEQELLASRLSDLKVE, encoded by the exons ATGGATGGAATGGCGGTTCAGCTTCAGCAGCAACTTTTTGATTATACTGCTTCTCTATTCAACGag GGGTTTTTGGATGATCAATTTAATCAGCTTGAACAACTTCAAGATGAAACAAACCcagattttgttgttgaagttgttaCCCTATTTTTTGATGATGCAGAGAGACTTCTTAATGAACTCACAAAATCACT AGGTCAAGAAAACATTGATTTTAGGAGGTTGGATGCTTATGTTCATCAATTAAAGGGTAGCAGCTCCAG CATTGGCGCACAAACAATTGATAAAGCCTGCATTTCTTTCCGCAACTTTTGCACAGAGAAAAATGTTGAAGG GTGTTTGAAAAGCTTGCAACAAGTAAAACATGAGTATTCCTTGGTGAAAACCAAACTTGAGACTCTTTTCAAG ATGGAGCAGGAGCTTTTGGCTTCACGTTTATCAGATCTCAAAGTAGAGTGA